The Sphingorhabdus sp. Alg231-15 genome has a segment encoding these proteins:
- a CDS encoding ATP-binding cassette domain-containing protein has product MLNFSNITVRLGGAVILDGATAALPPGARVGMIGRNGAGKSTLMKAIAGLLEPDDGSVDMPKGARLGYIAQEAPAGSETPLDTVLAADTERATLLAEAETADEPHRIGEIHERLNMIEAHSAPARAAKILIGLGFDEDAQQQPMDSFSGGWRMRVALAALLFSQPELLLLDEPSNHLDLEATLWLENFLTSYQATILVISHERDLLNNVVDHILHLQGGKTTLYPGGYDAFEKQRAERQAQMAASREKQLAQREKLQAFVDRWGAKAHSAKQAQSRVKALSRMEPIAAAIEDPSLSFHFPSPAELKPPLITLDDAAVGYGDNIILSGLNLRLDPDDRTALLGRNGNGKTTLARLLASQLDPKAGAMNKSGKLTVGYFTQYQVEELDPTDTPLEHMTRLMKDAKPGAVRAQLGRFGFSGDKATMKVGKLSGGERARLALALITRDAPHLLILDEPTNHLDVDAREALVHALNEYSGAVIMVSHDRHMLELTADRLVMVDSGKAKEFSGSLNDYTDFVLGRNQEVKPATSGGGGNRKEERRLAAERRKQQSELRKTASSAEKKIETLGKKLSAIDRAMFDPASAEKEHADLTMTELMKLRATVQDELEQNEAVWLEANEALEMANA; this is encoded by the coding sequence ATGCTGAATTTTAGCAATATCACGGTGCGCCTTGGTGGTGCGGTCATTCTGGACGGGGCCACCGCTGCCCTGCCCCCCGGCGCGCGCGTGGGCATGATTGGTCGCAATGGCGCGGGCAAGTCGACCTTGATGAAAGCCATCGCCGGGCTACTCGAGCCGGATGATGGCAGCGTCGACATGCCCAAAGGAGCACGTTTGGGCTATATCGCGCAGGAAGCCCCCGCTGGGTCGGAGACCCCACTCGACACCGTGCTGGCGGCGGACACGGAACGCGCGACCTTGTTGGCAGAAGCGGAAACGGCAGACGAACCCCACAGGATTGGTGAAATCCATGAGCGTCTGAATATGATCGAAGCGCACAGTGCACCTGCCCGCGCTGCGAAAATCCTGATCGGTCTGGGTTTCGACGAAGACGCGCAGCAGCAACCCATGGACAGTTTTTCCGGCGGCTGGCGAATGCGCGTGGCACTGGCCGCGCTGTTATTTTCGCAGCCTGAATTGTTATTGCTCGACGAGCCGTCAAACCATCTCGACCTCGAAGCGACGCTGTGGCTCGAAAATTTCCTGACCAGTTATCAGGCGACGATTTTGGTGATCAGCCATGAGCGCGATCTGCTCAATAATGTGGTCGATCATATTCTGCATCTGCAAGGCGGTAAGACGACGCTCTACCCCGGTGGCTATGACGCCTTCGAGAAACAGCGCGCCGAACGCCAGGCGCAAATGGCGGCGTCCCGTGAAAAGCAGCTCGCCCAACGAGAAAAGCTGCAAGCCTTTGTCGACCGCTGGGGTGCCAAGGCGCATAGTGCCAAACAGGCGCAGAGCCGGGTCAAGGCGCTGTCCCGCATGGAGCCGATTGCGGCTGCAATTGAAGATCCCTCGCTCAGCTTTCATTTCCCCAGTCCAGCCGAACTCAAGCCGCCGCTGATCACGCTGGATGATGCGGCAGTGGGTTATGGCGACAATATCATATTATCCGGTCTGAACCTGCGCCTCGATCCGGATGATCGTACGGCTCTGCTGGGTCGAAACGGCAATGGCAAAACCACGCTTGCGCGATTGCTTGCCAGCCAGCTGGATCCCAAGGCCGGCGCAATGAACAAGTCCGGCAAATTGACCGTCGGCTATTTCACCCAATATCAGGTGGAAGAGCTGGATCCGACCGATACGCCGCTGGAACATATGACGCGGCTGATGAAAGATGCAAAGCCGGGTGCGGTGCGCGCGCAACTGGGCCGGTTCGGATTTTCCGGTGACAAGGCGACAATGAAGGTCGGCAAGTTATCGGGCGGCGAGCGGGCGCGACTGGCGTTGGCCTTGATCACCCGCGATGCACCGCATCTGTTAATTCTTGATGAGCCGACAAACCATCTCGACGTCGACGCTCGCGAGGCGCTGGTCCATGCGCTGAATGAATATAGCGGTGCGGTGATCATGGTCAGCCATGATCGCCACATGCTGGAACTTACCGCTGATCGGCTGGTCATGGTGGATAGCGGCAAGGCAAAGGAATTTTCCGGGTCGCTCAACGACTATACCGACTTTGTGTTGGGGCGAAATCAAGAGGTCAAACCTGCCACAAGCGGGGGTGGCGGCAACCGCAAGGAAGAACGCCGACTGGCCGCTGAGCGGCGCAAGCAACAATCGGAGCTGCGCAAAACCGCCAGTAGCGCCGAGAAGAAGATCGAAACGCTCGGAAAGAAACTGTCTGCCATTGATCGCGCGATGTTTGATCCGGCCAGTGCGGAAAAAGAACATGCCGACCTGACCATGACCGAGTTGATGAAATTGCGGGCGACGGTTCAGGACGAGCTGGAGCAGAACGAAGCCGTCTGGCTGGAGGCGAATGAAGCGCTGGAGATGGCCAATGCATAG